Proteins from a genomic interval of Crassostrea angulata isolate pt1a10 chromosome 7, ASM2561291v2, whole genome shotgun sequence:
- the LOC128193138 gene encoding tubulin delta chain-like translates to MSTVFLHVGQCGNQVGIPFWKRAAKDENVKNGRTFLHEDGTQRSLHIDSEPKVIAKINKTNTVRKKNLVFGRRGRGTNWALGYNGLLKKGEDHIVEDTMEMLRKEIERCDSYSGCVLMHSLSGGTGSGLGSRLCEMVRDEYPMSHLVSCSFAPCQSGESPLQHYNSLLTLAYLNRYTDCNILTHNDLILERLQKKMETVSFNQMNENIAAALCGVTLPTDTLTTKCGASIGMEPWEMVRSLCPHPGNKIVQINHIARSKLSWEAMMSQLLLNLHRYDKDGKPYRSLSTLIVARGDSTDSFHSAMKTLEKKVKNAYSCVPWNPYPIDIWTARNNLSGSKSASLSVASNHSSVVDYLDFLLSRSQTMYKAGAYLHWYWRYGATEIWLKIYGIFPAILLIALAPMSVHMQSDLVSTGLTVVVASTALVSFGYASICVAEIFVLYERTAQTGYDEGKKEGFEDGQAEGFRLGEEECKIPTTTPPQYCQEISDAVTTILKEEEDERADEIEIIITGLRMNTRNKLNTCLPDAGCTTAGCSMKTISSGTFCVPDELN, encoded by the exons GCGAACATTTCTTCATGAAGATGGAACTCAGAGGTCGCTTCACATTGATAGTGAACCAAAGGTTATCGCCAAGATAAACAAGACAAATACTGTTAG GAAGAAGAATTTGGTGTTTGGCAGAAGAGGCAGGGGAACAAACTGGGCtttag GATATAATGGGCTGTTGAAGAAGGGAGAGGACCACATTGTAGAAGATACCATGGAAATGTTGCGGAAAGAAATCGAAAG GTGTGATTCCTATAGTGGGTGTGTCTTAATGCACAGTTTGTCTGGTGGAACTGGATCAG GTTTGGGATCGAGATTGTGTGAGATGGTGCGAGATGAGTACCCCATGAGCCACCTAGTGTCTTGCTCCTTTGCCCCCTGTCAGAGTGGGGAGAGCCCCCTTCAGCATTACAACTCCCTTCTTACCCTAGCATATCTCAACAG GTACACAGACTGCAACATTCTCACACACAATGACCTCATTTTGGAGCGCTTACAGAAAAAAATGGAGACTGTTTCATTTAATCAGATGAATGAAAACATCGCTGCTGCCCTCTGTGGGGTCACATTACCAACAGACACACTGACAACAAAATG TGGAGCAAGTATTGGAATGGAACCATGGGAGATGGTTAGATCATTATGCCCACATCCTGGAAATAAGATAGTACAGATTAACCATATAGCTCGCAG CAAATTAAGTTGGGAAGCAATGATGAGTCAACTATTGCTGAATCTCCACAGATACGACAAAGATGGCAAACCT TACAGGAGTCTTTCTACTCTGATTGTGGCCAGAGGCGATAGTACCGACAGTTTTCACTCTGCCATGAAAACCCTGGAAAAGAAAGTCAAAAATGCGTACAGTTGTGTCCCTTGGAATCCATATCCTATAGACATCTGGACAG CAAGAAACAACCTTTCTGGCTCTAAGTCTGCCTCCTTGTCCGTCGCTTCTAACCATAGTTCTGTGGTAGACTACCTGGACTTCCTGCTGTCCAGATCCCAGACAATGTACAAGGCTGGGGCCTACCTACACTGGTACTGGAGATATGGTGCCACAGag atctGGCTGAAAATCTATGGTATTTTTCCTGCCATTCTACTGATAGCCCTGGCTCCGATGTCTGTCCATATGCAATCTGACCTAGTTTCTACCGGACTGACCGTCGTAGTGGCTTCTACTGCCTTAGTATCATTCGGATATGCTTCAATATGTGTTGCTGAAATTTTTGTACTTTATG AAAGGACTGCCCAAACAGGCTATGATGAGGGCAAAAAAGAAGGATTTGAGGATGGGCAAGCTGAAGGGTTCCGACTGGGTGAGGAAGAATGCAAGATACCAACAACCACCCCACCACAATACTGTCAGGAGATCAGTGATGCTGTGACCACTATTCTGAAGGAAGAAGAAGATGAAAGAGCCGATGAGATTGAAATTATAATTACCGGTTTAAGGATGAACACTcgtaataaattaaatacatgtttgCCAGACGCAGGGTGCACTACAGCAGGATGCAGCATGAAGACAATTAGCTCTGGTACATTCTGTGTTCCTGATGAGTTAAATTAA